In Polynucleobacter arcticus, the following proteins share a genomic window:
- the murG gene encoding undecaprenyldiphospho-muramoylpentapeptide beta-N-acetylglucosaminyltransferase — MTKPSILVMAGGTGGHIFPGLAVAEYLRICGWTVSWLGNQSGMEYRLVKSCNFPFEAVDFGGLRGKGIKAKLMLPFNLVRASYQSWKIMRRLKPSVVLGMGGYITFPGGLMTKLLKKPLVLHEANSVAGSANRALAKIAMRTLTGFPDTMAQAEWVGNPIREEFEGVSAPAKRYEERTGPLSILVVGGSLGAAALNEAIPAALALMDKEARPHVIHQAGDKHLADLQKRYAELGLKADIRPFIDDMPSAYAQADLVICRSGAMTVSEIAACGVASCLIPFPYAIDDHQTANARFLSDMDAAILLPQADLNPQDLASMIQNFSRQDLQAMAERAHALAKPHATQRVAEVCADCAGVGI; from the coding sequence ATGACTAAACCCTCGATCTTGGTAATGGCTGGTGGTACAGGCGGACATATTTTTCCAGGCCTTGCTGTTGCTGAATACTTGCGTATCTGTGGTTGGACAGTATCTTGGCTCGGCAATCAAAGCGGTATGGAATATCGCCTGGTTAAATCTTGTAATTTCCCATTTGAGGCTGTTGATTTTGGTGGTTTACGGGGCAAGGGTATCAAAGCTAAGCTGATGTTGCCATTTAACCTGGTCAGAGCGAGTTATCAGAGTTGGAAGATCATGCGTCGTTTAAAGCCAAGCGTGGTGTTGGGTATGGGTGGTTACATTACCTTTCCTGGTGGCCTGATGACTAAGTTATTGAAAAAACCACTCGTGTTACATGAGGCAAATTCAGTAGCGGGAAGTGCAAACCGCGCCTTGGCAAAGATTGCCATGCGTACCTTGACTGGCTTTCCGGACACCATGGCTCAAGCTGAATGGGTTGGAAATCCAATCCGTGAAGAATTCGAAGGTGTAAGTGCTCCAGCAAAACGTTATGAAGAGCGTACTGGTCCATTATCTATTTTGGTTGTAGGAGGTAGTTTGGGTGCTGCTGCCTTAAATGAGGCTATTCCAGCTGCCTTAGCCTTAATGGATAAAGAAGCGCGTCCTCATGTCATTCATCAGGCGGGTGATAAGCATTTGGCGGACCTACAAAAGCGATATGCCGAGTTAGGTTTAAAGGCTGATATTCGGCCTTTTATTGACGATATGCCATCTGCATATGCGCAAGCAGATCTAGTCATTTGTCGCTCGGGCGCGATGACCGTTTCAGAAATCGCTGCGTGCGGCGTTGCCTCTTGCTTGATTCCATTTCCCTATGCGATTGATGATCATCAGACTGCAAATGCGCGGTTTTTATCTGATATGGATGCAGCTATTCTCTTGCCGCAAGCAGATCTTAATCCGCAGGACCTAGCTTCGATGATTCAAAATTTTAGTCGTCAAGATTTACAGGCTATGGCTGAGCGTGCGCATGCGTTAGCTAAGCCGCATGCAACCCAACGGGTAGCTGAAGTATGTGCAGACTGTGCGGGAGTAGGTATATGA
- the murD gene encoding UDP-N-acetylmuramoyl-L-alanine--D-glutamate ligase, translating into MHNLSQAFANPALIADEGYQAPQHFLILGLGESGYAMAKWCLRNGAKVSLADTRNRENLNERQKAWLAELEFAGLKECYLGPLESVRLESMDVIGISPGLSPLQEPTASFLTRVQELRIDIWGEIEFFARGIAALDRMAQMEQSQYKPAVLAITGTNGKTTTTALTGQLCERAGKRVAVAGNISPAALDKLMSCLDQSDQISDMPEIWVLELSSFQLIYTSSFSATAATVLNITQDHLDWHGDMQAYKDAKAKIFGQDAICILNRDDSLVMDLLSSEQRMNRSVITFGASRPDEQGSFGIEHDLRAGGIDWLVWAEVDEDLEPQPKRRRKAEVVEDEPLRLKRLIPADALRIRGRHNALNALAALALARSAGLPMNLLLHGLRDYHGEPHRVQSVSIVSNVEYVDDSKGTNVGATVAALNGLSANESGKRIWLIAGGEGKGQDFSPLREPALRFVKGVFLIGKDALIIAEALADTVPCIVSETLQNAVSEAAKQAESGDIVLLSPACASFDQFSDYIARAEAFVTEVQELGMQFEGVSI; encoded by the coding sequence ATGCATAACTTAAGCCAAGCCTTTGCCAATCCAGCACTGATCGCAGATGAGGGTTATCAAGCACCTCAACATTTCCTGATCTTGGGATTGGGAGAATCTGGCTATGCGATGGCTAAATGGTGTTTACGTAATGGCGCTAAGGTAAGCCTGGCGGATACTCGCAACCGTGAAAATCTCAATGAGCGACAAAAAGCATGGCTGGCAGAGCTCGAGTTTGCAGGACTCAAAGAATGTTATTTGGGCCCTCTCGAGAGCGTTCGTTTAGAAAGTATGGATGTCATCGGCATCAGTCCCGGTTTATCACCGCTACAAGAGCCTACCGCTTCTTTTCTAACTAGGGTACAAGAGCTCCGCATCGACATCTGGGGAGAGATAGAGTTTTTCGCCAGGGGAATTGCGGCATTAGATCGTATGGCTCAAATGGAGCAGTCGCAATATAAACCTGCGGTACTAGCTATTACTGGCACTAATGGAAAAACAACTACGACTGCATTAACTGGTCAATTATGTGAGCGTGCCGGTAAGCGTGTGGCTGTTGCTGGAAATATCAGTCCAGCCGCATTAGATAAGTTGATGTCCTGCTTAGATCAGTCAGATCAAATTTCCGATATGCCAGAAATCTGGGTTCTCGAGTTATCGAGTTTCCAGCTCATTTATACGAGCTCTTTTAGCGCAACAGCGGCAACGGTATTGAACATTACGCAAGACCACTTAGATTGGCATGGTGACATGCAAGCCTATAAAGATGCCAAAGCAAAAATCTTTGGACAGGATGCCATTTGTATTTTGAATCGGGATGATTCTCTGGTGATGGACTTACTCTCTTCAGAACAAAGGATGAATAGGTCAGTGATTACCTTTGGCGCCAGTCGTCCCGACGAGCAAGGTTCTTTTGGAATCGAGCATGATTTACGTGCTGGTGGAATTGACTGGTTAGTTTGGGCTGAGGTAGATGAGGATCTAGAGCCGCAACCTAAGCGTCGTCGTAAGGCTGAGGTGGTAGAGGATGAGCCCTTGAGACTCAAGCGCTTAATACCGGCTGATGCTTTGCGTATTCGTGGTCGCCACAATGCTTTGAATGCATTGGCGGCATTGGCTTTAGCAAGATCAGCTGGCTTACCAATGAATCTCTTGTTACACGGCTTACGTGATTACCATGGCGAGCCTCACCGTGTTCAAAGCGTATCGATTGTGTCTAATGTCGAGTATGTAGATGACAGCAAAGGTACTAATGTAGGCGCTACTGTGGCTGCACTCAATGGCCTCAGTGCCAATGAATCAGGTAAGCGGATTTGGTTAATTGCAGGCGGTGAAGGCAAAGGTCAGGATTTCAGTCCTTTGCGCGAACCAGCACTTCGATTTGTAAAGGGTGTTTTCTTGATAGGTAAGGATGCGCTCATCATCGCTGAGGCTTTGGCAGATACCGTTCCTTGTATTGTCAGTGAGACCTTACAAAATGCAGTGAGTGAAGCTGCCAAACAAGCCGAGTCTGGAGATATTGTCCTGTTGTCACCAGCTTGCGCGAGTTTTGATCAGTTCAGTGATTACATTGCTCGCGCTGAAGCTTTTGTTACAGAAGTTCAGGAATTGGGAATGCAGTTCGAAGGAGTCTCCATATGA
- the mraY gene encoding phospho-N-acetylmuramoyl-pentapeptide-transferase: MLLMLAQWLQDDFGFFRVFNYITFRAVMATVTALLIGLAAGPWVIRKLTALKMGQAVRTDGPQTHLVKSGTPTMGGVLILLGIFISCMLWADLSNRFIWIVMIVTFGFGLVGWVDDYRKVAHKDPKGMASREKFFWQTLIGLFAAIYLAFSVSEVNNLKVLQLFFDWLKSGFALDLPAKSNLLIPFMKEVSYPLGVMGFIILSYLVIVGSSNAVNLTDGLDGLVIMPVILVGAALGAFAYVMGNAIYAKYLLFPYIPGAGELMIFCGAMGGAGLAFLWYNTHPAQVFMGDVGALALGGALGTIAVIVRQEIVLFVMGGIFVAETVSVMLQVFWFKFTKKRYGEGRRIFRMAPLHHHFELGGWRETQVVVRFWIITILLVLIGLSSLKLR, from the coding sequence ATGCTCTTGATGCTGGCCCAGTGGCTTCAGGATGACTTTGGATTCTTCCGAGTTTTTAACTACATCACTTTTAGAGCGGTGATGGCGACGGTGACTGCGCTGCTAATTGGCCTGGCTGCTGGCCCCTGGGTCATTCGTAAATTGACTGCATTGAAGATGGGTCAAGCAGTGCGCACTGATGGACCACAAACCCATTTAGTGAAATCAGGCACACCTACGATGGGTGGCGTGTTAATTCTTTTAGGTATTTTTATCTCCTGCATGTTGTGGGCTGATCTGAGTAATCGCTTTATTTGGATCGTGATGATTGTGACTTTCGGATTTGGCCTGGTAGGTTGGGTTGATGATTATCGAAAAGTCGCTCATAAAGATCCGAAGGGAATGGCCTCCAGAGAAAAATTCTTTTGGCAAACCTTGATTGGTTTATTTGCCGCTATCTATTTAGCATTTTCTGTATCTGAAGTGAATAACCTGAAGGTGCTACAGCTATTTTTTGATTGGCTTAAGAGTGGTTTTGCCTTAGACCTGCCAGCGAAATCAAATCTGCTCATTCCCTTTATGAAAGAAGTCAGCTATCCGTTGGGTGTGATGGGCTTCATCATTCTGAGTTATTTGGTTATTGTTGGCAGTAGTAATGCCGTGAACTTAACAGATGGACTTGATGGTTTAGTAATCATGCCGGTGATACTGGTGGGTGCTGCACTTGGTGCATTTGCTTACGTCATGGGTAACGCGATTTACGCTAAGTATTTATTGTTCCCTTATATTCCTGGCGCCGGTGAGTTGATGATTTTCTGTGGAGCCATGGGTGGTGCAGGACTTGCATTCCTTTGGTACAACACCCATCCTGCCCAAGTGTTTATGGGTGATGTTGGTGCACTTGCACTGGGCGGCGCACTTGGCACTATTGCAGTTATCGTTCGTCAAGAAATCGTGCTCTTTGTAATGGGCGGAATTTTTGTAGCAGAAACAGTTTCAGTAATGCTGCAAGTCTTCTGGTTTAAATTTACCAAGAAACGTTATGGTGAAGGGCGTCGTATTTTTAGAATGGCGCCACTGCATCACCATTTTGAATTGGGTGGTTGGCGCGAGACCCAAGTCGTAGTCCGCTTCTGGATCATCACCATTTTATTAGTCCTCATTGGCCTCTCCAGCCTGAAATTACGGTAA
- the murC gene encoding UDP-N-acetylmuramate--L-alanine ligase, whose translation MKHIVQQIHFVGIGGAGMSGIAEVLLNLGYQVSGSDLAEGASTKRLRELGAVIHIGHDPKNIGTAEAVVISTAVTGNNPEVLAARAAKVPVIQRAVMLGELMRLKQGIAIAGTHGKTTTTSLVASVLAEGGLDPTFVIGGKLNSAGANARLGQGDFIVVEADESDASFLQLFPAMEVVTNIDADHMDTYQHDMARLKQAFVQFIQRMPFYGVAVLCIDDANVKDIIPFVSQPLLRYGLSEDADIRASNVRAEGTRMHFTVNRKTVRRHGNKPGPLEIQLNLPGLHNVRNALAAIGIATELGVGDEAIVKALSEFSGVGRRFQRYGEIPLAAGGSFTLIDDYGHHPVEMAATLAAARGAYPNRRLVLAFQPHRFTRTRDCFGEFVQVLKNFDALVLTDVYPAGEAKIPGADGKSLLKAAVVVDQTLKTSLDSMAVAYAPTVAEMPEILVGILRDGDVLITMGAGSISGLPQALVGAKHV comes from the coding sequence ATGAAACATATCGTTCAGCAAATTCATTTTGTTGGTATCGGTGGTGCGGGTATGAGTGGCATTGCTGAAGTGCTACTGAATCTGGGATATCAGGTATCCGGATCCGATTTAGCTGAAGGTGCTTCCACCAAGCGCTTAAGAGAATTAGGCGCAGTAATTCATATTGGGCACGACCCAAAAAATATTGGTACTGCTGAAGCGGTAGTGATTTCTACTGCAGTTACTGGCAACAATCCTGAAGTACTCGCTGCGCGCGCAGCGAAAGTGCCCGTGATTCAGCGTGCTGTCATGCTTGGTGAACTCATGCGACTAAAGCAAGGTATTGCCATTGCAGGTACTCATGGAAAAACGACTACCACCAGCTTAGTTGCTTCAGTTCTGGCTGAGGGTGGTTTGGATCCTACCTTCGTTATTGGTGGAAAGTTAAATTCTGCAGGTGCTAATGCGCGCTTAGGTCAAGGCGATTTTATTGTGGTTGAGGCGGATGAGTCTGATGCATCCTTCTTGCAACTCTTCCCGGCTATGGAAGTGGTGACCAATATTGATGCTGATCATATGGATACCTATCAACATGACATGGCGAGATTGAAGCAGGCTTTTGTGCAATTTATCCAGCGCATGCCTTTTTATGGTGTTGCAGTATTGTGCATCGATGATGCTAATGTAAAAGATATTATTCCTTTTGTGTCACAGCCATTATTGCGTTACGGTTTATCGGAAGATGCAGATATTCGTGCAAGTAATGTGCGCGCCGAAGGCACTCGAATGCACTTTACGGTTAATCGTAAAACGGTGCGCCGACATGGCAATAAGCCAGGTCCATTAGAGATTCAATTGAATTTGCCAGGCCTTCATAACGTACGCAATGCATTAGCAGCGATTGGTATTGCAACAGAGTTGGGTGTAGGCGATGAGGCGATTGTGAAAGCTTTATCAGAATTTAGTGGGGTAGGCCGTCGCTTCCAAAGGTATGGAGAAATTCCATTGGCGGCAGGTGGTAGCTTTACTTTAATTGACGATTATGGTCACCACCCTGTAGAAATGGCAGCTACCTTGGCAGCAGCCCGCGGCGCTTATCCAAATCGTCGTTTGGTACTGGCATTCCAGCCTCACCGATTTACACGTACTCGTGATTGTTTTGGTGAATTTGTGCAGGTACTGAAAAACTTTGATGCACTAGTGTTGACTGATGTTTATCCAGCAGGCGAAGCGAAGATTCCTGGTGCCGATGGGAAAAGTCTACTGAAGGCAGCAGTTGTAGTAGATCAGACTTTAAAGACTTCATTGGATAGTATGGCCGTAGCTTATGCGCCCACTGTAGCGGAGATGCCAGAAATATTAGTCGGCATATTACGTGATGGCGATGTTTTAATCACGATGGGTGCGGGTTCGATTTCAGGGTTGCCGCAGGCATTAGTGGGGGCAAAACATGTCTAA
- a CDS encoding UDP-N-acetylmuramoyl-tripeptide--D-alanyl-D-alanine ligase, translated as MSSPMTTLAQVHAMLPGSELMNTSDANAQAINLSRVGSDSRQIQAGELFVALVGERFNAHDFLGELTEAGASAALISDKETCPENLAAICVLDTKQALGELAKAWRRQFAIPVALVTGSNGKTTVKEMIASIFKAATGESSTLVTQGNLNNDIGLPLTLLRMRSSDRLAVIELGMNHPGETAELAAITQANIVLINNAQREHQEFMATVEAVAKEHATALSTLPVDGVAVFPADSEFADIWRQAAAGRKIIDFVLSTDVASVKAAVTGSLLANGRVAIASEVGKIEVQLNTLGNHNVRNALAASAVALGAGLSLETIKSGLESFAPVNGRMQSKPLNSSRTLIDDSYNANPDSVRAAIDALKQSGNTAWLVLGDMGEVGNQGPTFHEEVGAYAAEQGVAKLFALGEQCKFAVQGFDKSRLQQATGSAKHFTTLDQLLDELNVALLNQELNQQMHLDILVKGSRFMRMERVVQALLEEAKTCS; from the coding sequence ATGAGTTCACCCATGACCACTCTTGCTCAAGTGCATGCCATGTTGCCAGGAAGTGAATTGATGAACACTAGCGATGCTAATGCTCAGGCAATCAATCTTTCCCGCGTAGGAAGTGATAGTCGTCAAATTCAGGCTGGTGAATTATTTGTGGCTTTGGTGGGCGAACGCTTTAATGCGCATGATTTCTTGGGTGAGTTAACTGAAGCCGGCGCAAGTGCAGCGCTGATTAGCGATAAAGAAACCTGCCCAGAAAATTTAGCCGCAATTTGTGTTCTAGATACAAAGCAGGCTTTGGGTGAGCTAGCAAAAGCTTGGCGTAGGCAGTTTGCCATTCCAGTGGCCTTAGTCACTGGATCGAATGGTAAAACCACAGTAAAAGAGATGATTGCCTCTATTTTTAAGGCGGCTACTGGTGAGTCAAGCACCTTAGTAACCCAGGGTAATTTGAATAACGATATTGGTTTACCTTTGACTTTACTGCGCATGCGTTCAAGTGATCGCTTGGCGGTGATTGAGTTGGGTATGAACCATCCTGGTGAAACTGCTGAATTAGCGGCTATTACCCAAGCGAATATTGTGTTGATCAATAACGCTCAGCGTGAGCATCAAGAATTTATGGCAACGGTTGAGGCTGTTGCAAAAGAGCATGCGACTGCTTTGAGCACACTCCCCGTAGATGGGGTTGCCGTATTTCCAGCCGACTCTGAGTTTGCTGATATCTGGCGTCAGGCTGCCGCAGGGCGCAAGATAATTGATTTTGTTTTATCTACTGACGTAGCTTCGGTCAAAGCTGCTGTAACCGGTAGTTTGCTCGCTAATGGAAGAGTTGCGATTGCTTCGGAAGTGGGCAAGATTGAGGTTCAACTCAATACTTTAGGAAACCATAACGTCCGTAACGCATTAGCAGCAAGTGCCGTTGCTTTGGGTGCTGGCTTAAGCCTAGAAACAATTAAATCAGGCTTAGAGTCATTTGCCCCGGTAAACGGACGCATGCAATCGAAGCCTTTAAATTCAAGTCGCACTTTGATTGACGATAGTTATAACGCAAATCCTGATTCTGTTAGGGCGGCAATTGATGCACTGAAGCAGTCCGGAAATACTGCTTGGTTGGTATTAGGTGACATGGGCGAAGTAGGTAATCAGGGCCCAACATTTCATGAAGAAGTTGGCGCATATGCAGCAGAGCAGGGTGTTGCCAAATTATTTGCGCTTGGAGAGCAGTGCAAATTTGCCGTACAGGGCTTTGATAAGTCTCGGTTACAACAGGCTACTGGAAGCGCCAAACATTTCACAACCTTAGATCAATTGCTAGATGAGCTTAATGTGGCGCTGCTAAATCAAGAATTAAATCAACAAATGCATTTAGATATTTTGGTTAAGGGATCCCGTTTTATGCGTATGGAGCGTGTAGTTCAAGCCTTATTAGAGGAGGCTAAAACATGCTCTTGA
- a CDS encoding D-alanine--D-alanine ligase encodes MAWGDRVKHDLAGLDVRSLGRVGVLLGGRSGEREISLMSGNGVLEALLSKGVDAHPFDTGLRCPTELAKEKFDRIFITLHGRYGEDGTIQGLLELLGLPYTGSGVLASALAIDKIATKLVWLSSSLSTPEFEELKADSDWNAVVKRLGLPLIVKPAHEGSSLGLTKVKSVEELPAAYQLAAAMDKKVIAETCIVGDELTCPLVGFGSDAEALPVIKIIPPEANYDFHNKYFSDETKYLCPTDLAPEVNKAVQELALAAYRALGCRTWGRADVMLDQKTGKPYLLEMNTSPGMTSHSLVPMAAKAAGVDYAELVLWVISQTLNSKGVRSA; translated from the coding sequence ATAGCTTGGGGCGACCGAGTCAAGCATGATCTCGCCGGTCTGGATGTGAGATCACTAGGTCGGGTAGGGGTATTGCTCGGTGGCCGCTCTGGTGAGCGGGAGATTTCCTTGATGTCGGGTAATGGTGTGTTGGAGGCACTACTCTCGAAGGGAGTTGATGCACATCCATTTGATACAGGATTACGTTGCCCAACTGAATTAGCAAAAGAAAAATTTGACCGCATCTTTATTACACTGCATGGACGTTATGGTGAAGATGGCACCATTCAAGGATTGCTTGAACTTTTAGGCTTGCCCTACACGGGTAGTGGTGTATTGGCTTCCGCTTTAGCAATCGACAAAATAGCAACCAAACTTGTTTGGCTTAGTAGCAGTCTTTCTACTCCAGAATTCGAGGAGCTGAAAGCCGATAGTGACTGGAATGCAGTTGTGAAGCGTTTAGGCTTGCCTTTAATTGTGAAGCCTGCACATGAAGGCTCATCACTCGGCTTAACGAAGGTGAAATCTGTTGAAGAGCTGCCAGCAGCCTATCAGCTTGCTGCAGCAATGGATAAAAAAGTGATTGCCGAGACCTGTATTGTGGGTGACGAGTTGACTTGCCCATTAGTTGGATTTGGGTCTGATGCTGAGGCTTTGCCGGTCATTAAAATTATTCCACCAGAGGCTAATTATGACTTTCACAATAAATATTTCTCTGATGAAACTAAATACTTATGCCCAACAGACTTGGCGCCAGAGGTCAATAAAGCCGTTCAAGAATTAGCTTTAGCTGCTTATCGTGCGCTCGGTTGTAGAACATGGGGTCGTGCTGATGTGATGCTAGATCAAAAAACTGGTAAGCCTTATCTCTTAGAGATGAATACCTCCCCAGGCATGACTTCTCACTCATTGGTTCCAATGGCTGCCAAAGCGGCTGGTGTTGATTATGCAGAATTAGTCCTCTGGGTGATAAGTCAGACTCTGAATAGTAAAGGGGTTAGATCAGCATGA
- the ftsW gene encoding putative lipid II flippase FtsW — protein MSLREKFFPENRLGLGRFWNFSRGGIDNFRSGLRDAVSGVEQTRSRMMDYDQLLVWAVLSLALIGLVMVYSASITLADGPKYANYSSNFFLIRHCISLAIAIGVGIWVFKIPTTIWDRYSPVIFGFTVLLLIAVLIPGVGKGVNGAKRWIPLGLMNFQPSELMKFAAIIFAASYTVQRQEYLHSFVKGMLPMGVAVALVGGLLMAEPDMGALVVVSLIAFGILFLGGINAKLFGGLLVVGIISAATIIALSPFRQKRIMAFIDPWQVDNAANKGYQLTHSLMAFGRGEWFGLGLGGSVEKLHYLPEAHTDFIMAVIGEELGFVGVVVIIFLFYWIVRRAFLIGRTALQLDRSFAGLAAKGVAIWIGWQAFINMGVNLGLLPTKGLTLPLVSYGGSAILMNAVAVAMLLRIDYENRILMRGGKL, from the coding sequence ATGAGCTTGAGGGAAAAATTCTTTCCTGAGAATCGCTTGGGCCTTGGCCGCTTCTGGAATTTCTCAAGAGGCGGGATCGATAACTTCCGCAGTGGCTTGAGAGATGCAGTGTCTGGCGTAGAGCAGACTCGTTCACGCATGATGGATTATGACCAGTTATTGGTTTGGGCCGTATTGTCTTTAGCCCTCATTGGCTTAGTGATGGTCTACTCCGCATCCATTACTTTGGCTGATGGCCCTAAGTATGCAAACTACAGCAGCAATTTCTTTTTAATTCGTCATTGCATTTCATTGGCAATTGCCATTGGAGTGGGTATCTGGGTATTTAAGATTCCAACTACCATTTGGGATCGTTACTCACCAGTTATCTTTGGCTTCACAGTGCTGCTCTTGATCGCGGTGTTGATCCCAGGTGTGGGTAAGGGAGTCAACGGTGCTAAACGTTGGATTCCATTGGGTCTGATGAATTTCCAGCCGTCTGAATTAATGAAGTTTGCAGCCATTATTTTTGCTGCAAGCTACACAGTACAGCGTCAAGAATATCTCCATTCATTTGTTAAGGGCATGCTACCGATGGGTGTCGCCGTTGCATTGGTTGGTGGCTTACTCATGGCCGAACCAGATATGGGTGCCCTTGTAGTGGTCTCACTGATTGCATTTGGAATTTTATTTTTAGGCGGTATCAACGCTAAATTGTTTGGCGGACTTTTAGTTGTTGGAATCATTAGTGCAGCAACGATCATCGCTCTTTCGCCTTTCCGACAAAAACGCATCATGGCCTTCATCGATCCATGGCAGGTAGACAATGCAGCCAATAAAGGCTATCAGTTAACCCATTCACTGATGGCTTTTGGTCGCGGGGAATGGTTTGGTTTGGGACTAGGTGGTAGTGTTGAAAAACTCCATTATTTGCCAGAGGCGCATACAGACTTCATTATGGCCGTCATTGGTGAAGAGCTTGGATTTGTCGGTGTCGTAGTGATCATCTTCTTGTTCTATTGGATTGTGCGCCGCGCATTCTTAATCGGCCGTACCGCATTGCAACTAGATCGCAGTTTTGCCGGTCTTGCAGCTAAGGGCGTAGCAATTTGGATTGGCTGGCAGGCATTTATCAATATGGGCGTGAACTTGGGTTTGCTTCCTACCAAGGGACTCACTCTTCCATTGGTCAGTTATGGCGGCTCAGCAATCTTGATGAACGCAGTTGCTGTGGCAATGTTGCTTCGTATCGATTATGAAAATCGGATCTTGATGCGTGGGGGTAAGTTATGA
- a CDS encoding cell division protein FtsQ/DivIB, whose translation MSRMSSFLNSFGEVCTSLASPIWNYPERMQKLSRFLFRCFAIMVCIGILVWLSQRPVFSLRQVVIEPVAGQTLKHINKPVVKQQVLDTVQGNFFSVKLEDVKRGFESMPWVRHANVRRVWPNGLIVSIEEQKPFGSWGGVDSQTLMNTHGELFAGRVSEVGDGITLIDFHGPDDASKEVMRLYEKANTWFKPWDAEVKNLTLSERYAWHVKLSNGMKVEFGRDEENSDKTLTEERVARLFKYWPQIQEKWANRVDAIDLRYANGFAVHLASASLKKNEVDGKKSEQKQ comes from the coding sequence ATGAGTCGGATGAGTTCATTCTTAAATAGTTTTGGCGAAGTCTGTACCTCGCTTGCATCTCCAATTTGGAATTATCCAGAGCGGATGCAAAAGTTGAGCCGATTCTTGTTCCGCTGCTTTGCAATCATGGTTTGTATTGGCATCTTAGTTTGGTTAAGTCAGCGTCCAGTATTTTCTTTGCGCCAAGTGGTCATTGAGCCAGTAGCTGGTCAGACGCTAAAACATATTAATAAGCCAGTTGTGAAGCAGCAAGTTTTAGATACGGTTCAAGGAAACTTTTTTAGTGTGAAGCTAGAAGATGTCAAGCGTGGATTTGAATCCATGCCTTGGGTGCGCCATGCGAATGTACGAAGAGTGTGGCCTAACGGATTAATTGTCAGCATTGAAGAGCAAAAGCCGTTTGGTTCTTGGGGTGGAGTGGATAGCCAAACCCTGATGAACACCCATGGCGAACTTTTTGCAGGTCGTGTTTCTGAAGTGGGTGATGGAATAACGCTCATTGATTTTCATGGACCAGATGATGCCAGTAAAGAAGTGATGCGCTTGTATGAAAAAGCGAATACCTGGTTTAAGCCATGGGATGCTGAGGTAAAGAATTTAACTCTATCGGAGCGCTATGCCTGGCACGTCAAGCTCTCTAATGGTATGAAGGTTGAATTTGGTAGGGATGAAGAAAATTCGGACAAAACATTAACCGAGGAGCGTGTCGCGCGCCTCTTTAAATATTGGCCACAGATTCAAGAGAAATGGGCTAATCGCGTAGATGCAATTGATCTTCGCTATGCCAATGGTTTTGCAGTACATCTTGCTTCGGCAAGCTTGAAAAAGAATGAAGTAGATGGCAAAAAAAGTGAGCAGAAGCAATGA